A single Micromonospora sp. CCTCC AA 2012012 DNA region contains:
- a CDS encoding PEP/pyruvate-binding domain-containing protein, with the protein MTPYVRRLDDPACRDPREFGGKAAGLAALAGLGVAVPPGFVLGAAAYRAFLGSGDLRAAVDAGRPAAELARLAAVTPVPAAVADAVRDAYAALGGPSPVPVAVRSSATAEDGAAASFAGGFESWLDVTGPDAVVAHVHRCWQAVFAPRVGDYARAGGGHPAAIEMAVVVQRVVRARAAGVMFTVSPVTGDRSRIVVEASWGLGLAVVGGEVTPDRWVVDKVGLEIVGFEAGDKRIEYRHGGAATPVEPARRSVPCLTDGQVLALAGLGKRLERAQGAPQDVEFVVGEGADAGPVLVQCRPETVWSNRPRPPRFTGGDPAAWLGEAVGLLPGGPAR; encoded by the coding sequence GTGACCCCGTACGTCCGGCGGCTGGACGACCCGGCGTGCCGCGACCCCCGGGAGTTCGGCGGCAAGGCCGCCGGCCTGGCGGCGCTGGCCGGGCTGGGGGTGGCGGTGCCGCCGGGCTTCGTGCTCGGCGCCGCCGCCTACCGTGCGTTCCTCGGCTCCGGCGACCTCCGCGCGGCCGTGGACGCCGGCCGGCCCGCCGCGGAGCTGGCCCGGCTGGCCGCCGTGACGCCGGTGCCGGCCGCGGTCGCCGACGCCGTCCGGGACGCGTACGCCGCCCTCGGCGGCCCGTCCCCGGTCCCGGTGGCGGTCCGCTCCAGCGCCACCGCCGAGGACGGCGCGGCGGCCAGCTTCGCCGGCGGGTTCGAGTCCTGGTTGGACGTGACCGGCCCGGACGCCGTGGTGGCGCACGTGCACCGGTGCTGGCAGGCGGTCTTCGCGCCCCGGGTCGGCGACTACGCGCGGGCCGGCGGCGGGCACCCGGCCGCCATCGAGATGGCCGTCGTCGTGCAGCGGGTCGTCCGGGCACGCGCGGCGGGGGTGATGTTCACGGTCAGCCCGGTGACCGGCGACCGGTCGCGGATCGTCGTGGAGGCGAGCTGGGGGCTCGGGCTGGCGGTGGTCGGCGGTGAGGTGACCCCGGACCGCTGGGTGGTGGACAAGGTGGGGCTGGAGATCGTCGGGTTCGAGGCGGGCGACAAGCGCATCGAGTACCGGCACGGCGGCGCCGCCACGCCCGTCGAGCCGGCCCGCCGGTCGGTGCCGTGCCTGACCGACGGGCAGGTGCTCGCCCTGGCCGGGCTGGGCAAGCGGCTGGAACGCGCCCAGGGCGCCCCGCAGGACGTGGAGTTCGTGGTCGGGGAGGGGGCCGACGCCGGCCCGGTGCTGGTGCAGTGCCGGCCGGAGACGGTCTGGTCCAACCGGCCCCGGCCGCCCCGGTTCACCGGCGGTGACCCGGCGGCCTGGCTCGGCGAGGCCGTCGGGCTGCTACCCGGCGGCCCGGCCCGCTGA
- a CDS encoding methyltransferase, producing the protein MSTPTGSAHERMMRLLHAPVITQALAVAAELRLADLVAEGPRDVKDLADASGTDPGALHRVLRALAAEGVFTETAAGTFAATPLSDTLRGGADSLRDWARLWGLPERNAALGALRHSVRTGQPSFPHLYGTSWWTHLATHPEQAAIFAGAMGDLSRRLHAATLDAYDLSDVSLVVDVGGGHGHLVAELLRRHPRLRAVLLDQPAVVARAAAVLGPAGVADRAETVGGDFFTAVPPGADVYLMSMILHDWDDERAATLLGAVRRAMRDDSVLLVVDAIVPAGDVPHDGKIRDLIMLTLHPGRERTEAEFAALFAGSGLRLTETREVGASTGLLVARPAD; encoded by the coding sequence ATGAGCACCCCGACGGGCAGCGCACACGAGAGGATGATGCGGCTGCTGCACGCCCCGGTGATCACCCAGGCCCTGGCGGTGGCCGCCGAGCTGCGCCTCGCGGACCTCGTCGCGGAGGGGCCGCGCGACGTGAAGGACCTCGCCGACGCCAGCGGGACCGACCCCGGCGCGCTGCACCGGGTGCTGCGCGCGCTGGCCGCCGAGGGGGTGTTCACCGAGACGGCGGCGGGGACGTTCGCGGCGACGCCGCTCTCCGACACGCTGCGCGGGGGCGCCGACTCGCTCCGCGACTGGGCGCGGCTGTGGGGACTGCCCGAACGGAACGCCGCGCTGGGCGCACTGCGGCACAGCGTGCGTACCGGCCAGCCGTCCTTCCCGCACCTGTACGGGACGAGCTGGTGGACGCATCTCGCAACCCACCCGGAGCAGGCCGCGATCTTCGCCGGGGCGATGGGTGACCTGTCCCGGCGGCTGCACGCCGCGACGCTCGACGCGTACGACCTGTCGGACGTCTCGCTCGTCGTGGACGTGGGCGGCGGGCACGGGCACCTGGTCGCCGAACTGCTGCGTCGCCATCCCCGGCTGCGGGCCGTACTGCTGGACCAGCCGGCCGTGGTGGCGCGGGCCGCGGCGGTGCTCGGACCGGCCGGCGTCGCGGACCGGGCGGAGACGGTCGGCGGGGACTTCTTCACCGCCGTCCCGCCCGGCGCGGACGTCTATCTGATGTCGATGATCCTGCACGACTGGGACGACGAGCGGGCCGCCACCCTGCTGGGCGCGGTACGCCGGGCGATGCGGGACGACAGCGTGCTGCTGGTGGTGGACGCGATCGTCCCGGCGGGCGACGTCCCGCACGACGGCAAGATCCGCGACCTGATCATGCTCACCCTGCACCCCGGTCGGGAACGCACCGAGGCCGAGTTCGCCGCCCTGTTCGCCGGGTCAGGACTGCGGCTGACCGAGACCCGGGAGGTCGGCGCGTCCACCGGCCTGCTGGTGGCGCGGCCCGCCGACTGA
- a CDS encoding type I polyketide synthase, with the protein MSSESVSGPVAIVGMGCRLPGGIGSPDQLWDLLAAERDVIGTVPDDRWAGYAGRGPEHAAAVRRAIRAGGYLDDVAGFDADFFGISPREAELMDPQQRITLEVAWETLEHAGIAPGGLAASDTAVFMGVCTDDYGRRLLEDLPRLEAWSGIGASMCAVANRVSHALDLRGPSVTLDTACSASLVAIHQACRSLQAGETSLALAGGVMLVTSPGFALALEAAGALSPDGTSRAFDAAANGYVRSEGCAILALKRLADAERDGDRVLAVIRGSAVCQDGRTNGIMAPSEEAQSRLVRLACRDAGVTPADLGYVEAHGTGTGVGDPIEIRALAATAGADRPAGQPCLIGSVKTNVGHLEAASGVVGIMKTVLALRHGEIPATLSRTGLNPHIDWADSGLRVVTHATPWPRDPRSPRLAGIGNYGYGGTLAHVVVAEPPEATPEPVAPARTPMVVPLSGTSPAALRAQAAAVAAALTADPDLPAVAAAATLALRRTARQSRSCLLAADRDELVARLHDVAAGRPAPGTVEESVVRAPAGPHAVWVFSGHGAQWSGMGRDLLRDEPALGAVCDEVDAVFRAELGIGPRQAIADGDFTDVATAQAMTFVLQVGLARVWQSYGLRPAAIIGHSVGEIAAAVVAGMLDLTDAARLICRRSLLLRRVAGRGAMAMVDLPFADTADRVAGLAGVTAAIAAAPRSTVVSGDVAAVDALAARWAAEGLLVRRVAADVAFHSAQMDPLLPDLAAVPVSPRPAQLPVYSTALADPRSGRSRDAAYWAVNLREPVRFAQAVAAAAADGHRVFLEVSTHPVVAHSVLETLAASGADDGAVVPTLRRGAGDRATLLTHLGRLHCLGVPVDWHTLHPTPAWADLPTTVWQHRRFWVDEVPPPASAGLRHDVESHTVLGHRTRVQGPVPATLWQTRLDAESRPYPGGHRVLGTEILPAAVVLTTFLDAADVGLSDVALRVPVTLSAARDVQVVAQDDALTLSSRPVGEPDDHSWHTHATATRGPAGDGPPPTVGPPDAGEPPEPEETRDPDAVMALLAEIGVVGIGFPWQVRTLRRGPETLTCRIAADPDGLLPRASWASLLDGALSAAPILFPGAPLLRMPADLATVTVHGEPPAEATVRIRLVDVRWTGDVADQVTVDITATGPDGAGLRLRGVRFAAVQPTAAETPGAANDDLAGPDWWSLPGELLPDQVESVVREVVAAELRLGPDGLDRRRPLSDLGVDSLLGQSICLRLDRRFPVPLPSSLLWDRPTIGAITAYLTELVAAAREEAPAADLAGRAA; encoded by the coding sequence TTGTCTTCGGAAAGCGTTTCGGGCCCGGTTGCCATCGTCGGCATGGGCTGCCGCCTGCCCGGTGGTATCGGCTCGCCCGACCAGCTCTGGGACCTGCTCGCCGCCGAGCGGGACGTCATCGGCACGGTCCCCGACGACCGCTGGGCCGGGTACGCCGGCCGGGGGCCGGAACACGCCGCCGCGGTCCGCCGGGCCATCCGGGCCGGCGGCTACCTGGACGACGTCGCGGGCTTCGACGCCGACTTCTTCGGCATCTCCCCCCGCGAGGCCGAGCTGATGGACCCGCAGCAGCGGATCACGCTGGAGGTGGCGTGGGAGACGCTGGAGCACGCCGGCATCGCGCCGGGCGGGCTGGCCGCCTCCGACACCGCCGTCTTCATGGGCGTCTGCACCGACGACTACGGCCGTCGGCTGCTGGAGGACCTGCCCCGGCTGGAGGCGTGGAGCGGCATCGGCGCGTCGATGTGCGCGGTCGCGAACCGGGTCTCGCACGCGCTGGACCTGCGCGGCCCGAGTGTCACCCTGGACACCGCCTGCTCGGCGTCGCTGGTGGCGATCCACCAGGCGTGCCGCAGCCTCCAGGCCGGGGAGACCTCCCTGGCGTTGGCCGGCGGGGTGATGCTGGTGACCAGCCCCGGGTTCGCCCTGGCGTTGGAGGCGGCTGGCGCGCTGTCACCGGACGGCACGTCGCGGGCGTTCGACGCGGCGGCGAACGGCTACGTCCGCAGCGAGGGCTGCGCGATCCTGGCGCTCAAGCGGCTGGCCGACGCCGAACGCGACGGTGACCGGGTGCTGGCGGTGATCCGGGGCAGCGCGGTGTGCCAGGACGGCCGTACCAACGGCATCATGGCGCCGAGCGAGGAGGCGCAGTCCCGGCTGGTCCGGCTGGCCTGCCGGGACGCGGGCGTGACCCCGGCCGACCTCGGCTACGTGGAGGCGCACGGGACGGGCACCGGCGTCGGCGACCCGATCGAGATCCGCGCGCTGGCCGCGACGGCCGGCGCCGACCGTCCGGCGGGGCAGCCGTGCCTGATCGGCTCGGTGAAGACCAACGTGGGCCACCTGGAGGCGGCGTCCGGGGTGGTCGGGATCATGAAGACCGTGCTCGCCCTGCGGCACGGGGAGATTCCGGCGACGCTCTCCCGCACCGGCCTGAACCCGCACATCGACTGGGCGGACTCGGGACTGCGGGTGGTCACCCACGCCACCCCGTGGCCACGCGACCCGCGCAGCCCGCGCCTGGCCGGCATCGGCAACTACGGGTACGGCGGCACGCTGGCGCACGTCGTCGTCGCGGAACCGCCGGAGGCGACGCCCGAGCCGGTGGCACCGGCCCGTACGCCGATGGTCGTCCCGCTCTCCGGCACCTCGCCGGCAGCGCTGCGGGCCCAGGCCGCGGCCGTGGCGGCGGCGCTCACCGCCGACCCGGACCTGCCGGCGGTAGCCGCGGCGGCGACCCTGGCGCTGCGCCGGACCGCCCGGCAGAGCCGGTCCTGCCTGCTCGCCGCCGACCGGGACGAACTCGTCGCCCGCCTGCACGACGTGGCGGCCGGTCGCCCGGCGCCGGGCACCGTCGAGGAGTCCGTCGTCCGGGCCCCGGCCGGCCCGCACGCGGTCTGGGTGTTCTCCGGGCACGGCGCGCAGTGGAGCGGCATGGGCCGGGACCTGCTGCGTGACGAGCCGGCGCTGGGCGCGGTCTGCGACGAGGTCGACGCCGTCTTCCGGGCCGAGCTGGGCATCGGACCACGGCAGGCCATCGCCGACGGGGACTTCACCGACGTCGCCACCGCGCAGGCGATGACCTTCGTGCTCCAGGTCGGCCTGGCCCGGGTGTGGCAGTCGTACGGGCTGCGGCCGGCCGCGATCATCGGCCACTCGGTCGGGGAGATCGCCGCCGCCGTCGTCGCCGGGATGCTCGACCTGACCGACGCCGCCCGGCTGATCTGCCGCCGTTCGCTGCTGCTGCGCCGGGTCGCCGGCCGGGGCGCGATGGCGATGGTGGACCTGCCGTTCGCCGACACCGCCGACCGGGTGGCCGGGCTGGCCGGGGTGACCGCGGCCATCGCGGCGGCACCGAGGTCCACGGTGGTCAGTGGCGACGTCGCGGCGGTCGACGCCCTCGCCGCCCGGTGGGCCGCCGAGGGCCTCCTGGTCCGCCGGGTCGCCGCCGACGTGGCGTTCCACAGCGCCCAGATGGACCCGCTGCTGCCCGATCTCGCGGCGGTGCCGGTCTCGCCCCGCCCCGCGCAGCTGCCGGTCTACAGCACCGCGCTGGCGGACCCCCGCTCCGGCCGCAGCCGCGACGCCGCGTACTGGGCGGTGAACCTGCGTGAGCCGGTCCGCTTCGCGCAGGCCGTCGCCGCGGCCGCCGCCGACGGGCACCGGGTCTTCCTGGAGGTCTCCACGCACCCGGTGGTGGCGCACTCCGTGCTGGAGACGCTCGCCGCGAGCGGTGCGGACGACGGCGCGGTGGTGCCCACCCTCCGGCGCGGCGCCGGCGACCGGGCGACGCTGCTGACCCACCTGGGCCGGTTGCACTGCCTCGGCGTGCCGGTGGACTGGCACACGCTGCACCCCACGCCGGCCTGGGCGGACCTGCCGACCACCGTGTGGCAGCACCGGCGGTTCTGGGTCGACGAGGTGCCCCCGCCGGCCAGCGCCGGCCTGCGGCACGACGTGGAGAGCCACACCGTGCTCGGGCACCGGACCCGGGTGCAGGGGCCGGTGCCCGCGACGCTGTGGCAGACCCGGCTGGACGCGGAGAGCCGCCCCTATCCGGGCGGCCACCGGGTCCTCGGCACCGAGATCCTGCCCGCCGCGGTCGTGCTCACCACCTTCCTCGACGCGGCCGACGTCGGGCTGAGCGACGTCGCCCTGCGGGTGCCGGTGACCCTCTCCGCGGCGCGCGACGTGCAGGTGGTGGCGCAGGACGACGCGCTGACCCTCAGCTCCCGGCCGGTGGGTGAGCCGGACGACCACAGCTGGCACACCCACGCCACCGCGACCCGGGGCCCGGCCGGCGACGGACCACCGCCGACGGTCGGCCCGCCGGACGCCGGGGAGCCGCCGGAGCCGGAGGAGACGCGGGATCCCGACGCGGTGATGGCGCTGCTCGCCGAGATCGGGGTGGTCGGCATCGGGTTCCCCTGGCAGGTCCGCACGCTGCGGCGCGGCCCGGAGACGCTCACCTGCCGGATCGCCGCCGACCCGGACGGGCTGCTGCCCCGGGCGTCCTGGGCGTCGCTGCTCGACGGCGCGCTCTCCGCCGCCCCGATCCTCTTCCCCGGTGCCCCGCTGCTGCGCATGCCCGCCGACCTGGCCACGGTGACCGTGCACGGCGAGCCGCCCGCCGAGGCCACCGTCCGGATCCGGCTCGTCGACGTGCGGTGGACCGGCGACGTCGCCGACCAGGTCACCGTCGACATCACCGCCACCGGCCCGGACGGCGCCGGGCTGCGGCTGCGCGGAGTCCGGTTCGCCGCCGTCCAGCCCACCGCGGCGGAGACACCGGGCGCGGCGAACGACGACCTGGCCGGCCCGGACTGGTGGTCGCTGCCCGGTGAACTCCTCCCCGACCAGGTCGAATCCGTCGTCCGCGAGGTGGTCGCCGCCGAGCTGCGGCTGGGCCCGGACGGGCTGGACCGCCGCCGTCCCCTCTCCGACCTGGGCGTCGACTCGCTGCTGGGCCAGTCGATCTGCCTGCGGCTGGACCGCCGCTTCCCGGTGCCGCTGCCCAGCAGCCTGCTCTGGGACCGGCCCACCATCGGCGCGATCACCGCGTACCTGACCGAGCTGGTCGCCGCGGCGCGCGAGGAGGCTCCCGCGGCCGACCTGGCCGGGCGGGCGGCATGA
- a CDS encoding amidohydrolase family protein, whose translation MNELIDVHSHFVTEEYVAAATQAGHHLPEGMPAWATWSAEEHLALMDKAGIRTSVLSVSAPGTHFGDDARARTLTRRLNTYAAEVVARHPGRFAFFAALPLPDVAGARAEVGHAFDELGAVGVVLLSNAHGVYPGDRRYDDLYAELNRRRAVVFVHPLSSVENAQVALNRPSPILEFLFDSARAASDLVFGGVLTRFPEIRWVFSHSGGVLPLLADRMQLFRHLAGAPDGPPVTEQLAGLWYDIAGTPFPHAVPALVRAFGADRVLYGSDYCWTPLAGALGQIAAVDGAVQPPGNTWRGLTTRNAERLLPGLLGPAAAPHAGGCPHVTPSIA comes from the coding sequence GTGAATGAGCTGATCGACGTCCATTCCCACTTCGTCACCGAGGAATACGTGGCGGCGGCGACCCAGGCCGGACACCACCTGCCGGAGGGTATGCCGGCGTGGGCCACCTGGTCCGCCGAGGAGCATCTCGCGCTTATGGACAAGGCTGGAATTCGTACGTCGGTGCTCTCCGTCTCGGCACCCGGCACCCATTTCGGCGACGACGCGCGGGCCCGAACGCTGACCCGCCGGCTCAACACGTACGCCGCCGAAGTGGTGGCCCGTCACCCGGGCCGGTTCGCCTTTTTCGCCGCCCTGCCGCTGCCCGACGTGGCCGGCGCGCGGGCCGAGGTGGGGCACGCGTTCGACGAGCTCGGCGCGGTCGGTGTGGTGCTGCTGAGCAACGCGCACGGCGTCTATCCGGGCGACCGCCGCTACGACGACCTCTATGCCGAGCTGAACCGCCGCCGGGCGGTCGTGTTCGTGCATCCACTGTCGTCGGTGGAGAACGCGCAGGTGGCGCTCAACCGGCCCAGCCCGATCCTGGAGTTCCTCTTCGACTCGGCGCGGGCCGCCAGCGACCTGGTGTTCGGCGGCGTCCTGACCCGCTTCCCGGAGATCCGCTGGGTCTTCTCGCACAGCGGCGGGGTGCTGCCCCTGCTCGCCGACCGGATGCAGCTCTTCCGCCACCTGGCCGGCGCGCCGGACGGTCCACCGGTCACCGAGCAGCTCGCCGGCCTCTGGTACGACATCGCCGGGACACCGTTCCCGCACGCCGTCCCCGCCCTGGTACGGGCGTTCGGTGCCGACCGGGTGCTCTACGGCAGCGACTACTGCTGGACCCCGCTGGCCGGGGCGCTGGGGCAGATCGCCGCGGTGGACGGGGCCGTGCAGCCGCCCGGGAACACCTGGCGCGGTCTCACCACCCGCAACGCCGAGCGGTTGCTGCCGGGCCTGCTCGGGCCGGCGGCGGCACCGCACGCAGGAGGGTGTCCGCACGTCACGCCGTCGATAGCGTGA
- a CDS encoding maleylpyruvate isomerase family mycothiol-dependent enzyme produces the protein MRVFDMIVDERRRAADLFSGLTADQLRRPSLCAGWTVHDVAAHLTTYLRFGQLKIYTAIVTTGADFDRFNLLLTRRAARLPIERIVARLRRGAASRTTIPRSGYDPVLSDLLLHDLDVRVPLGIRRDTPEDRLRVVFRHLTQEPSPGYTMGDRLAGLRLVATDTGWTYGSGALVRGSADELLLGISGRAWAFDRLAGDGLPLLRARVLGRTRPGAATRLMAPLRVLTSPPPRDRRARTAVAPAQVRQDG, from the coding sequence ATGCGCGTCTTCGACATGATCGTCGACGAGCGGCGCCGGGCGGCCGACCTGTTCAGCGGACTCACGGCCGACCAGCTCCGTCGGCCGAGCCTCTGCGCGGGCTGGACGGTGCACGACGTGGCCGCCCACCTGACCACCTACCTGCGGTTCGGCCAGTTGAAGATCTACACCGCCATCGTCACCACGGGCGCCGACTTCGACCGCTTCAACCTGCTGCTGACCCGGCGGGCCGCCCGCCTGCCGATCGAGCGGATCGTCGCGCGGCTGCGCCGGGGCGCGGCCTCCCGGACGACGATCCCGCGCTCCGGTTACGACCCGGTCCTGAGCGACCTGCTGCTGCACGACCTCGACGTACGGGTACCGCTCGGCATCCGCCGCGACACCCCGGAGGACCGGCTGCGGGTGGTCTTCCGGCACCTGACCCAGGAGCCGTCACCCGGTTACACGATGGGCGACCGGCTGGCCGGCCTGCGGTTGGTGGCCACCGACACCGGCTGGACGTACGGCTCCGGCGCGCTGGTGCGCGGCTCGGCCGACGAACTGCTGCTCGGCATCAGCGGGCGCGCGTGGGCGTTCGACCGGCTGGCGGGGGACGGGCTGCCGCTGCTGCGGGCGCGGGTGCTGGGCCGGACCCGGCCGGGCGCGGCCACCCGGCTGATGGCGCCGCTGCGGGTGCTGACGAGCCCACCGCCGCGCGACCGGCGTGCCCGGACGGCGGTGGCGCCCGCGCAGGTGCGGCAGGACGGCTGA
- a CDS encoding MFS transporter, which yields MRRAPALPFLLVTVFLDMLGLGLIVPILPALMTTVTGDAGTAVLWSGLLGSTYGLLQFVVSPLLGRLSDRYGRRPVLLASLTCLGADWLAHATASGPWTLLVFHALAGACAGTYTVVNAYIADVTAPESRARAYGLLGAAFGLGFVAGPTIGGLLGAVDVRLPFFAAAALSLANVAYGWFVLPESRPGDRTTPLSLRMANPVGSLAAVLRRPVLGRLAYARFCADVARMTQQSVWAFFLTYRFAWDSTHVGVVMAAGALGGAAFQAWAVGPVVRRFGDKRAAVTGSLAGAASLLGTAFVAVPWLLYVLLVVGVLGSVAGAATQSWISRGVADHEQGTVQGALTGLGAVAEAVVPVAAGAAFGWLLAYGSPGLVFVGAAACAALSALLLAGTPDLRPVALGSSGRGHQR from the coding sequence ATGCGCCGGGCACCCGCCCTCCCCTTCCTCCTCGTCACCGTCTTCCTGGACATGCTCGGGCTCGGCCTGATCGTGCCGATCCTGCCGGCCCTGATGACGACCGTCACCGGGGACGCGGGCACCGCCGTCCTCTGGTCCGGCCTGCTCGGCTCCACCTACGGACTGCTCCAGTTCGTCGTCTCGCCGCTGCTCGGACGCCTCTCCGACCGGTACGGTCGACGACCCGTCCTGCTCGCGTCGCTGACCTGTCTCGGCGCCGACTGGCTGGCTCACGCGACGGCGTCCGGCCCCTGGACCCTCCTGGTGTTCCACGCTCTCGCGGGGGCGTGCGCGGGGACGTACACCGTGGTCAACGCGTACATCGCGGACGTCACGGCGCCGGAGTCGCGGGCGCGCGCCTACGGGCTGCTCGGTGCCGCGTTCGGGCTCGGCTTCGTCGCCGGTCCGACCATCGGCGGCCTGCTCGGCGCGGTCGACGTACGCCTGCCGTTCTTCGCCGCCGCCGCGCTCTCCCTGGCCAACGTCGCCTACGGCTGGTTCGTCCTGCCCGAGTCGCGGCCCGGCGACCGCACCACCCCGCTGAGCCTGCGGATGGCGAACCCGGTCGGCTCGCTCGCCGCCGTCCTGCGCCGGCCGGTGCTCGGGCGGCTCGCGTACGCCCGCTTCTGCGCCGACGTCGCCCGGATGACCCAGCAGTCGGTGTGGGCGTTCTTCCTGACGTACCGGTTCGCCTGGGACAGCACGCACGTCGGCGTCGTGATGGCCGCCGGGGCACTCGGCGGCGCGGCCTTCCAGGCCTGGGCCGTCGGCCCGGTCGTCCGCCGGTTCGGCGACAAGCGGGCCGCGGTGACCGGCAGCCTGGCCGGCGCCGCGTCGCTGCTGGGGACGGCGTTCGTCGCCGTGCCGTGGCTGCTCTACGTCCTCCTGGTGGTCGGCGTGCTCGGGTCGGTCGCCGGTGCGGCCACCCAGTCGTGGATCTCACGGGGCGTCGCGGACCACGAGCAGGGCACCGTGCAGGGGGCGCTGACCGGACTCGGCGCCGTCGCGGAGGCCGTCGTGCCGGTCGCGGCCGGCGCGGCGTTCGGCTGGCTGCTGGCGTACGGGTCACCAGGGTTGGTCTTCGTCGGCGCGGCGGCCTGCGCGGCCCTGTCGGCGCTGCTGCTGGCCGGGACGCCCGACCTCCGGCCGGTGGCACTCGGCTCGTCCGGGCGCGGCCACCAGCGATGA
- a CDS encoding DUF6234 family protein: MTTPATTASGRPGGPLVGCLVLLWVGGLLAVAWWVFGIGMHQWAANYSDEPTDVDGLRRQANHALLIGVLVAAGGPAVIAVVAYRLRLVRTAIVFLVLAVVLAIPGLVVAASAYRSLTPAPAPPGPPGHCVELSGGDTRCPGG; encoded by the coding sequence ATGACGACTCCGGCGACGACCGCCTCCGGGCGCCCCGGCGGCCCGCTGGTGGGGTGCCTGGTGCTGCTCTGGGTGGGCGGCCTGCTCGCGGTCGCCTGGTGGGTGTTCGGCATCGGCATGCACCAGTGGGCCGCCAACTACTCGGACGAGCCCACCGACGTCGACGGGCTCCGGCGGCAGGCGAACCACGCCCTGCTGATCGGGGTGCTGGTGGCGGCGGGTGGGCCCGCCGTGATCGCGGTCGTGGCGTACCGGCTGCGGCTGGTCCGTACCGCGATCGTCTTCCTGGTGCTGGCCGTTGTGCTCGCGATTCCCGGCCTGGTCGTCGCCGCCTCCGCCTACCGGAGCCTCACCCCGGCACCGGCCCCGCCCGGGCCACCGGGGCACTGCGTGGAGTTGAGCGGCGGCGACACCCGCTGCCCGGGCGGATAG
- a CDS encoding SUKH-3 domain-containing protein, translating to MRGTSDLADQTRQALEAAGWRPGRTIEIAGGEAELVADGFPPLHPVARRFLAEYGGLRLPYSGPGVTRAREAIELMPDACSGEADRFIEWSEHVQRRKKSTEPASRLVTACSRSGGGAEVGVGATPGGSGRRRRSAAPPPGGR from the coding sequence GTGAGAGGGACGAGCGACCTTGCCGACCAGACCCGTCAGGCACTGGAGGCAGCGGGGTGGCGTCCCGGCCGGACGATCGAGATCGCGGGCGGGGAGGCGGAACTCGTCGCGGACGGCTTCCCGCCGCTGCACCCGGTCGCCCGCCGGTTCCTCGCCGAGTACGGGGGACTGAGGTTGCCGTACTCCGGGCCCGGCGTGACCCGCGCCCGCGAGGCGATCGAGCTGATGCCGGACGCGTGCAGTGGGGAGGCCGACCGGTTCATCGAGTGGAGCGAGCACGTCCAGCGCCGGAAGAAGTCGACTGAGCCGGCATCTCGACTCGTCACGGCATGTTCGCGTAGCGGAGGGGGAGCCGAGGTCGGGGTCGGCGCCACGCCAGGCGGGTCAGGACGGCGAAGGCGATCAGCAGCACCACCGCCGGGAGGACGATGA
- a CDS encoding DUF3592 domain-containing protein, whose amino-acid sequence MRRRRPGRTLLRVFSAFGLVFALTLTTIAIWSVMDERRGSETVADVLTVEHRGARTFLTVRFTTDRGEVCESDLRVTVDANRTVTTGQPVRVHYAGNDPCLRVREVGDRGGWFIVLPAVVLLIAFAVLTRLAWRRPRPRLPLRYANMP is encoded by the coding sequence GTGAGACGCCGACGGCCGGGCCGCACCCTCCTGCGGGTGTTCTCGGCGTTCGGCCTGGTCTTCGCGCTGACGCTCACGACGATCGCCATCTGGTCCGTCATGGACGAACGTCGGGGATCGGAGACAGTGGCCGACGTGCTGACCGTCGAGCATCGCGGAGCGAGGACCTTCCTGACGGTCCGGTTCACCACGGACCGGGGCGAGGTCTGTGAATCAGACCTGCGCGTCACGGTGGACGCGAATCGGACGGTGACCACCGGTCAGCCCGTTCGCGTCCACTACGCCGGGAACGACCCGTGCCTGCGGGTGCGTGAGGTCGGCGACCGGGGCGGGTGGTTCATCGTCCTCCCGGCGGTGGTGCTGCTGATCGCCTTCGCCGTCCTGACCCGCCTGGCGTGGCGCCGACCCCGACCTCGGCTCCCCCTCCGCTACGCGAACATGCCGTGA